The proteins below are encoded in one region of Planctopirus limnophila DSM 3776:
- a CDS encoding serine/threonine protein kinase, translating into MSDDDSNMIDEYQLISPIATGSTTQVWEVQEGGPGGRTLAMKLMLANVPDKAAAKATLRMEAAVGKTLDHPNIIRNEKLVIGRDHSYLLMEYFRAVNVKLQIKGEPAALQSRIAKYIEGTCQAMAHLHQKGWIHRDYKPENVLMNRAGEVKLIDFSLAMHPPGALSKLMGGGGVKVIQGTRMYLAPETILKRAPSFQTDMYSYGVTLFEIVTGGKMPFQGSTPQELLQKHIAMEPPMASSLNPNVTPEMDRVIQRLMAKKPQNRYKDFQEINSELRRIRIFKEDVVPKALDNEKLSEEARIMETLGEVQVDSRADVLRQQMIRDNPELGARHSAELERRKQAKAKKAAAAQAPQTRPGGAPPTAQRPQSQGGPPPQNFPPGMLPPGVMPQNPYAPSPYGPPGNFAPNAYPPGMAPAAMAPPGMVPTGMMPPGSVPPGMLPPGVMPPGGMPQPGIPPQGPPRPAQAGFPAQMPRPAGSAAPIPNAPPAGPPMPPQNPPMAGRPPQSMPPKPPGPGQVPPRPNAPHPTAQGSGSSDDDLEVMTELPDVI; encoded by the coding sequence TTGAGTGACGACGACAGCAATATGATCGATGAGTACCAACTGATCAGTCCCATCGCGACAGGAAGTACGACTCAAGTTTGGGAAGTTCAGGAAGGTGGGCCGGGGGGCCGCACTCTGGCGATGAAGCTCATGCTCGCGAATGTCCCTGATAAAGCAGCTGCCAAAGCCACTTTGCGGATGGAAGCCGCCGTCGGTAAGACGCTCGATCACCCGAATATCATCCGCAACGAGAAACTCGTCATTGGGCGGGATCACTCCTACCTGCTGATGGAATACTTTCGGGCAGTCAATGTGAAGCTGCAAATCAAGGGGGAGCCGGCGGCTCTGCAATCGAGAATTGCCAAATATATCGAAGGCACTTGCCAGGCCATGGCTCACCTGCACCAGAAAGGCTGGATTCATCGAGATTACAAGCCGGAAAACGTGCTGATGAATCGGGCCGGTGAAGTGAAATTGATTGACTTCTCTCTGGCCATGCACCCGCCCGGCGCACTTTCGAAACTCATGGGTGGCGGTGGTGTCAAGGTGATTCAAGGGACGCGAATGTACCTCGCGCCGGAAACGATTCTGAAGCGCGCCCCCTCGTTCCAGACAGATATGTACAGCTATGGCGTGACGCTTTTTGAGATCGTGACTGGTGGAAAAATGCCATTCCAAGGTTCCACACCTCAGGAATTGCTGCAGAAGCATATTGCCATGGAACCACCCATGGCTTCGTCACTGAATCCTAACGTCACCCCCGAGATGGATCGTGTGATTCAGAGGCTGATGGCTAAGAAGCCACAGAATCGATACAAGGATTTTCAGGAGATCAATTCTGAACTCCGACGAATTCGCATCTTCAAGGAAGATGTCGTCCCTAAGGCTCTCGATAATGAAAAGCTGAGTGAAGAAGCCAGGATTATGGAGACGCTGGGGGAAGTGCAGGTCGACAGCCGGGCCGATGTGTTACGCCAGCAGATGATCCGCGATAACCCGGAACTGGGGGCTCGTCACTCGGCCGAACTTGAACGGCGTAAACAAGCAAAGGCAAAAAAGGCGGCCGCCGCACAAGCGCCACAGACCAGGCCAGGGGGAGCACCGCCCACAGCGCAGCGGCCACAGTCACAAGGGGGGCCACCTCCACAGAATTTTCCACCGGGCATGCTGCCGCCTGGTGTGATGCCTCAAAACCCTTATGCACCATCACCTTATGGCCCCCCAGGGAACTTCGCTCCGAACGCTTATCCTCCGGGAATGGCTCCAGCAGCCATGGCCCCTCCCGGTATGGTTCCTACAGGAATGATGCCGCCAGGTTCTGTACCACCTGGCATGCTTCCCCCGGGAGTGATGCCACCGGGAGGCATGCCTCAACCGGGAATTCCTCCCCAAGGGCCCCCCCGCCCGGCACAAGCGGGTTTCCCAGCACAAATGCCGCGACCAGCAGGATCAGCAGCACCCATTCCCAATGCACCACCGGCAGGGCCTCCCATGCCTCCCCAGAATCCGCCAATGGCTGGGCGACCTCCTCAGTCCATGCCGCCCAAGCCGCCCGGGCCAGGGCAGGTGCCTCCCCGGCCAAACGCTCCCCATCCCACAGCTCAAGGTTCGGGTTCCAGCGATGATGATCTCGAAGTCATGACGGAATTGCCGGATGTGATCTAA